A DNA window from Leptolyngbya sp. KIOST-1 contains the following coding sequences:
- a CDS encoding DUF928 domain-containing protein, which yields MRGAVMRSPLSAAVLLGLAVALGWPLVPVTQALPTPPDQGAPTGRQRGGASRGDCMAYQDLTALVPVVDGRVWSQTSSPTPDFFFYVPQPLTTDTALELVVQDKDDNYIFRKQVSVDAPSGILTLPVNPEGAGLNAGETYSWTFSIYCDAARPSASVSVFGTVTRVADTVVTESGQTLTPQQQFNLSRQYVAAGIWHEALALTLALHRADPDNADYFAALDALLRQAGLADLSPAVLVSGGLE from the coding sequence ATGAGAGGTGCTGTGATGCGATCGCCCCTGTCCGCCGCCGTCCTGCTGGGGTTAGCCGTTGCCCTCGGGTGGCCCCTGGTGCCCGTGACCCAGGCGCTGCCCACCCCGCCCGACCAGGGCGCACCCACCGGCCGCCAGCGGGGCGGTGCCTCTCGCGGCGACTGCATGGCCTATCAGGATTTGACGGCGCTGGTGCCCGTGGTAGATGGCCGCGTGTGGAGTCAGACCAGTAGCCCCACCCCAGACTTCTTTTTTTACGTTCCGCAGCCCCTCACCACCGATACTGCCCTGGAACTGGTGGTGCAGGATAAGGACGATAACTATATCTTCCGCAAGCAAGTCTCCGTCGATGCCCCCTCGGGCATTCTCACCCTGCCCGTCAACCCCGAAGGCGCTGGGCTGAATGCTGGCGAAACCTACTCCTGGACGTTTTCAATCTACTGTGATGCAGCGCGTCCGTCGGCCTCTGTTTCGGTGTTTGGCACGGTGACGCGGGTGGCTGATACGGTAGTGACTGAATCAGGTCAAACCCTCACCCCCCAGCAACAGTTCAATCTATCCAGACAGTATGTCGCCGCAGGAATCTGGCACGAAGCGCTGGCTCTAACCCTGGCGCTCCATCGGGCTGACCCCGACAATGCCGACTATTTCGCAGCGTTGGATGCTCTGCTTCGGCAAGCTGGACTGGCTGATTTGTCGCCTGCTGTGCTGGTGAGCGGGGGATTGGAGTGA
- a CDS encoding filamentous hemagglutinin N-terminal domain-containing protein has protein sequence MMNGWNPIARLLAGTVVMLGTGWFSERVQAQVVPDGTLQSESSAVNAVTLGGTTYTITGGAARGGNLFHSFDQFSVPLGDTVVFANGDSFANIISRVTGGTLSDLQGTIQAGGSANVFLINPAGIVFGPNARLAIGGSFFASTGEGLRFDNGFVYGIASPEVPPLLTVSAPIGLRLGNGPGDIRVVGQGSLAPGGVAVAEGQSLSLIGGNVALMGAQLTAPGGRIDIGAVREASELSLTPDGSGFEVGFDGVSGYGDIQLSNRSVLNASGITGGAIELQGRAVTLTDQSALISDTLGDEDGRGVRIVADQVRLLGSSYIGAATSGSGAGSSVEVTADEIELVGTAIANYKLVEFTIFLGARQISDRQIGGIATTTVATGRTGDISLTARSILIDEGVLVSTESFGTGDSGDIAITATESFSLRGSGLLGGSRVSGIPVLTLEGTPSGLTTGGIPAGSGGNITINTGRLTIAGNGAIAVGTQSDQDSGNLVINATESVTLQGSGVEPYIFPTQITTISLGGSGAAGDIQITTGRLALLDGALMFADSGVRTVAGIIPVGGPAGNVTITATETVDIIGSQTLGASLLSSTVRSRTFTDAPAGSVQITTPNLTLRDGGQITSATLNDGAGGAIAIDAQTVLVSGAASEDADSISGIFANSGAEVLVSFNTGEIESIPASGAGGAITINADTLTVQDTAEVTVGSFGSGAAGNLAITADVIRLASNGRLTATTTSDGGGNITLTANRLTLDSSRITASSESGDGGNLSFNLRDLLLLRNGSLISTEAGTAGAGGNGGNIVLNLPTGFIVAVPIENSDIRANAFEGDGGSVTITARSLLGIEFRPDVLDTPLSDITASSRFGNSGTVTITELTPDIAQDEVTLPTETAPTALAQGCRAQGAQAGSFVVTGRGGLPTNPTDPLSADTIWQDLAPIPLTEDGAEPSPAASAPEPTAPIVEAQSWTRAEDGTVTLLANATAAPDYFASRVNCAGE, from the coding sequence ATGATGAACGGTTGGAACCCGATCGCTAGGCTGCTGGCTGGAACGGTTGTGATGCTGGGGACGGGCTGGTTCTCTGAGAGAGTGCAGGCTCAGGTGGTGCCAGATGGGACGTTGCAGTCGGAAAGCTCGGCTGTCAACGCCGTTACCCTGGGTGGCACGACCTATACGATCACGGGCGGGGCGGCTCGGGGGGGCAATCTTTTCCACAGCTTCGACCAGTTTTCGGTGCCGTTGGGCGATACCGTTGTCTTTGCCAACGGGGACAGCTTCGCCAACATCATCAGTCGCGTCACCGGGGGAACGCTTTCGGATCTCCAGGGAACGATTCAGGCGGGGGGCAGCGCCAATGTGTTCCTGATTAATCCGGCGGGCATCGTGTTTGGCCCCAATGCTCGGTTGGCCATTGGCGGCTCTTTTTTTGCCAGCACAGGGGAAGGCCTGCGGTTTGACAACGGGTTTGTCTACGGTATTGCCAGCCCTGAGGTGCCGCCGCTGCTGACGGTGAGTGCGCCCATTGGCCTGCGCCTGGGCAATGGGCCAGGGGATATCCGGGTTGTAGGGCAGGGCAGCCTGGCCCCAGGGGGGGTGGCCGTAGCCGAAGGGCAGTCCCTGTCGCTGATTGGCGGCAATGTTGCCTTGATGGGAGCGCAACTGACGGCCCCCGGTGGGCGCATTGACATTGGAGCGGTGAGGGAAGCCAGTGAACTGAGTCTCACCCCAGATGGGTCAGGGTTTGAGGTGGGCTTCGACGGGGTGAGCGGCTATGGCGACATTCAACTCTCGAATCGGTCGGTTTTAAACGCCAGCGGCATAACTGGGGGGGCCATTGAACTTCAGGGCCGAGCGGTCACCCTGACAGACCAGTCGGCCCTGATTTCTGACACTCTGGGCGATGAGGATGGCCGGGGGGTTCGCATTGTTGCGGATCAGGTTCGGCTGTTGGGTAGCTCTTACATTGGGGCTGCAACTTCAGGCAGTGGGGCGGGCAGCAGTGTTGAGGTTACGGCAGATGAGATTGAGCTTGTGGGGACTGCGATCGCAAACTACAAGCTGGTAGAGTTCACCATCTTTTTGGGGGCCAGGCAGATTAGCGATCGCCAGATTGGCGGCATTGCTACCACCACGGTAGCCACCGGGCGAACCGGAGACATTTCTCTGACTGCCCGAAGCATCCTGATCGATGAAGGCGTTTTAGTCTCAACGGAGTCCTTTGGCACAGGCGACAGCGGCGATATTGCCATTACAGCAACCGAATCTTTCAGCCTCAGGGGGTCAGGGCTGCTGGGAGGCAGCCGAGTGTCGGGAATCCCTGTGCTCACCCTCGAAGGCACCCCCAGTGGACTCACGACCGGCGGCATTCCCGCTGGTAGCGGGGGCAACATCACTATCAATACAGGCCGCCTCACCATCGCTGGTAACGGGGCCATTGCCGTCGGCACCCAAAGCGATCAAGATTCGGGCAATCTCGTAATCAACGCCACAGAGTCGGTGACCCTGCAAGGCAGCGGCGTCGAGCCCTACATCTTCCCAACCCAAATCACCACAATTTCCCTGGGGGGCAGCGGGGCCGCAGGGGATATTCAAATTACCACCGGGCGTCTCGCACTGCTGGATGGGGCCTTGATGTTTGCCGACTCAGGGGTGAGAACTGTGGCTGGCATCATTCCGGTGGGTGGCCCGGCGGGCAACGTCACCATTACCGCCACCGAAACGGTGGATATTATTGGCAGTCAAACCCTAGGCGCAAGCCTGTTGTCTAGCACGGTTCGCTCCAGAACCTTTACCGACGCCCCCGCAGGCAGTGTGCAAATCACCACCCCCAACCTAACCCTGCGGGACGGCGGACAAATTACCAGCGCCACCCTGAATGACGGGGCAGGGGGTGCCATTGCTATCGACGCCCAAACTGTACTCGTCTCAGGCGCTGCTAGCGAAGACGCCGATAGCATCAGCGGTATTTTTGCCAATTCGGGCGCTGAAGTTTTGGTTTCCTTCAATACCGGAGAGATTGAGTCTATTCCCGCCAGCGGAGCGGGGGGAGCCATCACGATTAATGCGGATACGCTAACGGTGCAAGACACTGCTGAGGTCACCGTTGGCAGCTTTGGCTCCGGGGCTGCCGGAAACCTTGCCATTACCGCTGATGTGATTCGTCTCGCTAGCAATGGCCGCCTGACCGCAACCACCACCTCCGATGGAGGCGGCAACATTACCCTTACTGCCAATCGGCTAACGCTGGATAGCAGCCGCATCACCGCCAGTTCCGAGAGTGGTGATGGCGGCAACCTATCGTTTAATCTCCGTGACCTGCTCCTGCTCAGAAACGGCAGCCTGATTTCCACCGAAGCCGGGACAGCCGGGGCCGGGGGCAACGGCGGCAACATTGTTCTCAACCTGCCCACGGGCTTTATCGTAGCCGTACCCATCGAAAACAGCGACATTCGCGCCAATGCCTTCGAGGGAGACGGCGGCAGCGTCACGATTACCGCCCGCAGTCTGCTGGGCATTGAGTTTCGCCCCGATGTGCTGGATACCCCCCTCAGCGACATCACCGCCAGCTCCCGTTTTGGCAACAGCGGCACCGTCACCATCACTGAACTGACCCCCGATATTGCCCAGGATGAGGTAACGCTGCCTACGGAGACGGCCCCTACCGCCCTGGCCCAGGGCTGTCGCGCCCAGGGGGCGCAAGCGGGCAGCTTTGTGGTCACCGGACGCGGCGGCCTGCCCACCAACCCCACCGATCCCCTCAGCGCCGATACGATTTGGCAAGATTTGGCCCCCATTCCGCTAACGGAGGACGGCGCGGAGCCATCGCCTGCGGCCTCTGCTCCTGAGCCTACTGCCCCCATCGTTGAAGCCCAAAGCTGGACAAGGGCCGAGGATGGCACGGTGACGCTCTTGGCCAATGCCACCGCAGCGCCGGACTATTTTGCGTCCAGAGTAAATTGTGCGGGTGAATGA
- a CDS encoding MinD/ParA family protein, protein MPKVVSVHSYRGGTGKSNFTANLATTVAAQGYRVGVVDTDLPSPGIHNLFCLEPEQTQKALNHYLWGECPIEATAYDVSANVDVTGNGQLFLVPASVKADDIARILNDGYDVRLMNDGFRSLVKALQLDYLFIDTHPGLSKETFLSIAISHVLLLILRPDKQDYQGTAVTADVARQLKVRKMMLAINKASSSLNLDALRQKVEETFHETVAGVFPLSEEIVQLASEGVFCVRYPNHPISQEFRNVAQQIAEV, encoded by the coding sequence ATGCCAAAGGTAGTTTCAGTCCACTCCTATCGAGGGGGCACGGGGAAGTCAAACTTCACGGCCAACCTGGCGACGACCGTCGCGGCCCAGGGCTATCGGGTAGGTGTAGTTGATACCGACCTGCCCTCCCCCGGCATTCACAATCTGTTTTGCCTGGAACCGGAGCAAACCCAAAAGGCGCTCAATCACTACCTCTGGGGTGAATGCCCGATTGAAGCGACGGCCTACGACGTCAGCGCTAACGTAGACGTTACCGGGAACGGTCAGCTCTTTTTGGTACCCGCCAGCGTTAAGGCCGACGACATCGCCCGGATTTTGAACGACGGTTACGATGTCAGGCTGATGAACGATGGCTTTCGCAGCCTGGTAAAAGCTCTACAGCTCGACTATTTGTTTATTGATACCCATCCTGGCCTGTCCAAGGAAACGTTTCTATCCATTGCGATTTCCCATGTGCTGCTGCTGATTTTGCGGCCCGATAAGCAGGACTACCAGGGTACGGCGGTCACCGCCGATGTGGCCCGACAGCTCAAGGTGCGGAAAATGATGCTGGCGATTAATAAGGCTTCCAGCAGCCTCAACTTAGACGCCCTGCGACAGAAAGTGGAGGAGACCTTTCACGAAACCGTAGCGGGGGTGTTTCCTCTATCAGAAGAAATTGTGCAGCTGGCCAGCGAAGGGGTGTTTTGCGTCAGGTACCCAAATCATCCAATTAGCCAGGAGTTTCGGAACGTGGCTCAGCAGATTGCGGAGGTTTAG
- the glsA gene encoding glutaminase A, with protein sequence MGDLKSLANSITAVTSPFRNYLSELHQRYQLLDQGAIADYIPELTLAQPEWFGICVVTTAGQTFDVGHCDQLFTIQSISKAFIFGLALEDHGREYVNSKVSVEPTGEAFNSIVLDEVTNRPYNPMVNAGAIATADLIKGSNGTERLKRVLDMFKRYTGRELDINVPVFLSEKATGFRNRAMAYLMRNFGMVSDNIDETLDLYFQQCSIMVNARDLALMAATLANGGINPITQERAIQEQYVQDVISVMLTCGMYDGSGEWTYRVGMPAKSGVGGGITALVPRQLGIGTFSPLLDAKGNSLRGLKVCEDLSRDFGLHLFNAATPDKDLTEWIAGGNNIDDW encoded by the coding sequence ATGGGAGATCTGAAGTCCCTGGCTAACTCCATCACAGCGGTTACGTCGCCCTTTCGCAATTATTTAAGCGAACTGCACCAGCGGTATCAGTTGCTTGATCAGGGAGCGATCGCCGACTATATCCCCGAACTAACCCTGGCCCAACCGGAGTGGTTTGGCATTTGTGTGGTCACCACCGCTGGCCAGACTTTTGACGTTGGCCACTGCGACCAGCTGTTTACCATTCAGTCCATTTCAAAAGCGTTTATCTTTGGGCTGGCCCTGGAAGATCATGGCCGGGAGTACGTCAACAGCAAGGTGAGCGTCGAGCCGACCGGAGAGGCCTTCAACTCGATTGTGCTGGATGAAGTGACCAACCGACCCTACAACCCGATGGTGAATGCGGGGGCGATCGCCACCGCTGACTTAATCAAGGGTAGTAACGGCACCGAACGCCTGAAGCGGGTGCTGGATATGTTCAAACGCTATACCGGCCGAGAGCTAGACATTAACGTGCCGGTGTTTTTGTCCGAAAAGGCCACCGGCTTCCGCAACCGGGCCATGGCCTACCTGATGCGTAACTTTGGCATGGTAAGCGACAACATTGATGAAACTCTGGATTTGTACTTTCAGCAATGTTCGATTATGGTCAATGCTCGCGATTTGGCCTTAATGGCAGCGACGCTGGCCAATGGGGGCATCAACCCCATCACCCAGGAGCGGGCCATCCAGGAGCAGTATGTCCAGGATGTAATTAGCGTCATGCTGACCTGTGGCATGTATGACGGCTCCGGAGAGTGGACTTACCGAGTGGGCATGCCCGCCAAAAGCGGCGTGGGCGGCGGCATTACCGCCCTGGTGCCCAGACAGCTCGGCATCGGCACCTTCTCACCGCTGTTAGACGCCAAGGGCAACAGCCTGCGGGGGCTAAAAGTCTGCGAAGACCTTTCCCGAGACTTTGGCCTGCATCTGTTTAATGCCGCGACACCAGACAAAGACCTGACCGAGTGGATTGCAGGCGGCAACAACATTGACGATTGGTAA
- a CDS encoding PAS domain S-box protein, whose product MKVAALPANEQARLDALHRYQILDTGAEQAFDDFTTLASQICESPIALITFVDATRHWFKAKCGLGASETTRELGFCAHALLEPEDLLIIPNALQDERFADNPLVTNDPHIRFYAGAPLVTPDGYPLGTICVIDRVTRQLTPEQQDALRVLSKQVINQLELRLALDELATMNQKMHDYLIEVNHVTQAAAALEKGDFQTADLDPIANRPDELGQLARGFQQVANVIAERERAEAALRIAEENYRSIFENAVEGIFQSSPKGYFINVNPALAKIYGYDSPREMIESITNISDQLYVDAERRAEFVAAIERYGTVKDFEYRCYCKGGSIIWTQIDARLVRDSNGEALYYEGIVQDITERKRREDQLRQQLKELQIEIDHQKRAEEVATLTASRYFQEVQQEVSVINLDEFWG is encoded by the coding sequence ATGAAGGTTGCGGCACTTCCGGCCAATGAACAGGCTCGACTCGACGCGTTGCACCGCTATCAAATCTTAGATACGGGGGCAGAGCAGGCCTTTGACGACTTCACCACCCTGGCCTCCCAAATTTGCGAAAGCCCCATCGCGTTAATTACCTTTGTAGACGCCACCCGCCACTGGTTTAAAGCCAAGTGCGGACTCGGTGCTAGCGAAACCACTCGAGAACTTGGGTTTTGTGCCCACGCCCTGCTGGAGCCAGAAGATTTGTTAATTATTCCCAATGCCCTGCAGGACGAGCGCTTTGCCGACAACCCCCTGGTCACCAACGATCCCCACATTCGGTTTTATGCCGGGGCACCCCTGGTCACCCCCGACGGCTACCCCCTGGGCACCATCTGCGTCATCGATCGCGTCACTCGCCAGCTCACGCCCGAGCAACAAGACGCTCTGAGGGTCTTGTCCAAGCAGGTGATCAACCAGTTAGAGCTGCGCCTGGCCCTGGATGAGCTGGCCACCATGAACCAAAAAATGCACGACTACCTCATTGAGGTGAACCATGTCACCCAGGCGGCGGCGGCCTTGGAAAAGGGTGACTTTCAAACCGCAGACCTCGACCCCATCGCCAATCGCCCCGATGAACTGGGCCAGCTCGCCCGAGGCTTTCAGCAAGTGGCAAACGTCATCGCCGAGCGCGAAAGGGCCGAAGCCGCCCTCCGCATTGCCGAAGAAAACTACCGCAGCATCTTTGAAAACGCCGTGGAAGGGATCTTTCAATCTTCCCCCAAGGGTTACTTCATCAACGTCAATCCGGCCCTGGCCAAAATCTACGGCTATGACTCGCCCCGCGAAATGATCGAGAGCATTACCAATATCTCAGACCAGCTCTATGTGGATGCTGAACGGCGGGCTGAATTTGTTGCGGCGATCGAACGGTATGGCACCGTCAAAGACTTTGAGTACCGCTGCTACTGCAAAGGCGGCAGCATTATCTGGACGCAGATTGATGCCCGCCTGGTTAGAGACAGCAATGGTGAAGCCCTCTACTACGAAGGCATCGTGCAGGATATTACCGAACGTAAAAGACGTGAGGATCAGCTCCGGCAACAGCTGAAGGAATTACAAATTGAAATCGACCATCAGAAACGAGCCGAAGAAGTTGCGACCCTGACCGCCAGCAGATATTTCCAGGAAGTGCAACAGGAGGTGTCGGTGATTAACTTAGACGAGTTCTGGGGCTGA